A segment of the Streptomyces sp. ITFR-21 genome:
ACGGCGGCACAGGCGCAGGATCCGTACGTGCTCGGACTGCATCCCGAGGACCGGTTCGCTCTCCGCGACCACGATCGTCACCAGGTCGAACGGCGACTCCTGCGCGCGGCTGCGGCCCCCGGTGACGGTGTAGAGCCGGTCAGGTTCGCCGCTGTCGACCGGCCCGCGGTTCATGCCCGCCGCTTCCCGCGCGTGCCGTCGAGGGAGCCCGGGCGGGTGCCGTCCGCGGCGGTGGGGTCCGTACGGGACGCGATGCGGGGGTCGGTCCGCAGCCGGCTGCCCATCTGTTCGACCAGCTCGTTCATGTGGTGGCCGATGACGCCGGCGTCCGCGTACTCCTCACCGACCACGGCCAGATGGGCGCCCTCGCCGGCCTCCACGATGAACAGGACGCCGCCGTGGAACTCGGTCATGGACTGCCGGACCCCGCCGCTGCCGTCGCCGAACTCCATCGAGGCGCCGTGGGCCAGCGCCTGGATGCCGGAGGCTATCGCGGCCAGCTGGTCCGCCCGGTCCACCGAGAGCCCCGACGACAGGCACAGCTTGAGGCCGTCCCGGGACAGCACCAGCGCGTGTCGGGCGCCGGGTGTCCGCGCCAGCAGTGTCTCCAGCAGCCAGTCCAGACCCTCGTGGTCGGTGGTGGTCATCTGTCACTGTCCCCTCCCGGCGGCGGCCCGGTCGGTACGGTGTTGCCCGCGCCCCCGTCCTCCCCGCCGAAATCGCCGTACCCGCCGCCGCCCGGGGCGAATCCGCCGAATCCGCTGAATCCCCCGAAGGTGTCACGGCCCCGGCTCCCGGCCGGCAGCTCGTCGTCGGCGGGGTAGTCGGCGGCGTAGTCGGCGTCCGTCAGATAGCCGGTGTCGGCCGTTTCCACCCGGGACGGGTACGGGCGGGTGCCGGCGGGCCGGCCTCCGAACGCGACTCCGGGCGTGCCGCCGCCTTGGCCGCCGCTGTCCGCGCCGTCATGGAGACCGCCTTGGACGTTGCCCTGGGAGCCGGCCAGGGAACTGCCCTGGGAGCCGCTCGCGCCGCTGCCCTCGCCATCGGGCCCGCGGGCCGGGAGCGCGCCCTCCTCGTGGGTCCCGGGACGCGCCTGCGGCGGCTTGCGCCCCGCCGCCGCGTCCCGGAACGCGCTGAACCTCGCCCCCGCCCCGGCCCGCGACCGGGCCGCCCGCGCCGCCTCCTCCGGGGAGGGGTCGAGCCAGGCCGCCACCGGGTCGGCGGTCAGGTCGCCGTGCTGTGCGGCGGCCAGTGTCTGGCCGCGGGCCCGCTTGGGCAGCGGTACGGCGGCCGACCGCCCCCCGGGCCCGCCCTGGTGGCCCTGGCCGGGGCGGGCGTGCCCGGCCGCGCCCTGCGGATCACCCTGCGCCATCCGGCCGCCGGCGAACTCCGCGCCGCCCTCGGGCTGGTAGCCGCCGGCCGCCTGGTATCCGGCGCCGCCCTGGTACGGGGCCTTGCCCTGGTACCCACCGTCGCCGTAACCGCCGTCCTCCGCCGGGTAGTCGGCGGCCTGCTCGGCCGGCGACCGGGTGAGGATCTTCGGCGGGATCAGCACCACCACGCCCGTACCGCCCCGCGAGGACGGCCGGAAGGAGATCAGCAGCCCGTGCTTGCGGGCCAGGCAGCCCACCACCGCCAGGCCCAGCCGGGTGCCGGACAGCGACCGCAGGTCCAGCGGTTCCCCCGAGACCAGCTTCTGCGCCCTGACCAGCGTCGCGTCCGGCATCACCAGGCCCGCGTCCTCGATGGTGACGACCACTCCGGAGTGCGTCTCCTGTACGTAGACGTGCACCTCCTCGGTCGGCGGCGAGAAGTTGCAGGCGTTGTCCATGAGCTCGGCCAGCGCGTGCATGACGCCCTCGGCCGCGTAACCGGCGACCGCCGCCGTACTGGTGGAGTGCAGCCGGACCCGCTGGTAGGCGTCGATCCGGCCCATCGCGCCGCGCAGCACGCTCTCCATCACGATCGGCTTGGTCCACCGGCGCCCCGAGCGCGCCCCGGTGAGCACCGCCACGCTGTCGGCCAGCCGCCCGGCCTGCGCGGTGCAGTGGTCGAGGTGCAGCAGGTCGCCGAGCACATCCTCGCCGAGGCGGTCCTCCATCTCCCGCAGATCGGCCAGCATCCCGGTGGTCAGCGCCTGGAGCCGGCCGGCGGCGCTGGCGCAGGCCGCCATCCCGGCGGCCCGCATCCGCTCGCTGGCCGCGATCTCCTGGACCAGCACGCCCAGCAGCCTCTGGTGTGCGGGCCCGGTGGGCTGCGGCAGCCGGGACAGCACGGTGTCCGCCGAGCCGCCGGCCCGCAGCCGGTCCACCGCCAGCGGGATGGTCACCTCGGCCAGCCGGGCCGTCTCGCCCTCCAGTGCCGCCGCTCGCGTGGTCTCCGACTTCAGCGCCGCCCGCAGCGACAACTGCGCCTCGGCGGCGGTCCTGCGCTGCACCTCGGTGGCCCGCGCCGACCTCTGGGCGGCCTCCAGGTCGATGGCGGCGAGCCGGGCCGCCTCCGTGTACCGCTCCGCCTCCCGCGCCGCCTCCGCCTGTAATTCCGCGGTACGGAACCGCAGCTCCCGACGCAGCCGGTGCCGCGACATGGCGAGCGCCACCGCGACACCCAGCAGTACGGCGCCCGCCCCACCGGTCACGGTGACGAACGGACGGTCCACGGTGCTCACCCGGGCCGCCGCCCAGACACAGGCCGCGCCCGCCGCCGCGACGACGGCGAGCGGGAACACGACGGTCCAGGCGGTACGCGCTGGGCGCCGGTCGGAGGGGGGGACGGATAACGGCGAACTCTGGGCTGACATCAATCGGTACCTCATGGCGGGAGGCCGAACAACCCACCGCCGTGCCGGGGACGTTGACGTGCGAGCAGTGCGGGTGCGTGGTATTGCGCCACACCTTACTCGCCCAACTCAGCCTTCTCGGGCAGAATGCCGTTCTTTCGTCGCCGTACCGTCACCGGACCGTCACAGCTGGTGCAGCCGCCGGCGCCGTCGCCACCGGGCGTCACCGAAATGAGAGGCGGCCGTCCGGATGCCACCGGACGGCCGTTACGCCATGCCTCTTTCGGACTGGATCGACCACTCCGCCCACTCCGATCGCGGGGTCACCGTCGTCCCCTCCGACCGCCCCGGCCTACTTGGTGACCGTGATGTGCGACAGGATCGCCTCGGCCAGCTCCGGGTCGCCCTCGATCTTCAGCCGGTCGGCCACCGCGGCGGGCCTGACCCGCCCGGCCAGCAGCCGCAGGAACGTCTCCCAGTCCACCACGAAGGTCACCGCCGGGCCGAGCGAGACCGCCGAGTCGATGGTGCCGCGGCCCTCCGCGTCGACCCGTACCGTCCGCATGAACTCCAGCGGCCCGTGCACGTCGAAGACCACCGCGGAACCGGGCTTGGCGCCCGCGTCGTGCGCGACCAGCTTGGGCAGCGCGCGCAGCATGAGGTCGCGGGAGAACACGGCCGCGGCGGAGGCGAGGTTGCCCGGCTTGTCGAGCGCCCGGCGCAGGTCCTGCTCGTGCACCCACACGTCGAACACCCGCTCCCACAGCTGCTCTTCGAGGGTGATCTCGCCGCCGCCGATGGCCCGCACCTCGTGGTCGGGCTGCCGGGACTCGTTCCGCAGCTGCCGGGAGCGGCGGATGATGGTGTACTCCAGCTCCGAGGTCATCTCGGGCGCGGTGTGGTGGCGGCGGATGTCCACCGGCACCTCGGTGTAGCGGGCCCACTCGTTCTTGATGTGCCGCAGGTCGCTGGGCAGGCTGTGGATCGGTCGCGGGTCGCCGAGCAGCTCGCACTCGAAGCCGATGACGTGCGAGACGACGTCGCGCACGGACCAGTAGGGGCAGTCCGTGGGCCGGCTCCACTCCCCCTCGGTCAGTGGCGAGACCATGTCGTTGATGGATTCTACGGAGTGGGTCCAGGCGTCGATGTACGGCTGGAGCTTGCTGTGGACGGTCACGGGACGGGACCCCTCGACATTCGGTGCGCGGTCGTGGTGGTTGGCGCCTAAGTTACGCTGCGCGCGGGCGCCCACGCAGTGCTTTCGAGTGACGATGGTAGGCCCGACTTGACGACCCAACGTATGGGCGGTGACCCGGTGCGCGCAACGCTTGTGCAGATCGACGTGGACACGGAGGAAACGGTCGCGGACCGCCGGGAAAGGGCGGCCCGACTGGTCCGTGCCCAGGCCGGGGCGGACCTTGTGGTGCTGCCCGAGCTGTGGCCGGTCGGCGCGTTCGCGGCGGACGCCTTCGCCGCGGAGGCGGAACAGGCGGCCGGCGGACCGACCGCCGCCGTGATGGGCGCGGCGGCGCGCGACGCGGGGGTGTGGCTGCACGCGGGCTCCGTCGTCGAGCGGGACTTTTCCCAGGAGGGCGGCCCGCTCTACAACACCTCGCTGCTCTTCGCGCCCGACGGCACGCTGCACACGACGTACCGCAAGATCCACCGCTTCGGCTTCGACCGGGGCGAGGCCGTGCTGATGACGGCCGGTGACCGGATCGCCACCGCCCGGCTGCCGCAGGCCGTCCTCGGCCTCGCCACCTGCTACGACCTGCGCTTCCCCGAGCTGTTCCGGCTGCTGCTGGACGCGGGCGCGCAGGTGCTGGTGGTCCCGGCCGGCTGGCCGGCCCGCCGGCTCGCGCACTGGCGGGTGCTGGTCCGGGCGCGGGCGATCGAGTCCCAGGCGTACGTCCTGGCCTGCGGTACGGCGGGCACCCACGCGGGCGTCGAGCAGGCCGGCCACAGCATGGTGGTGGACCCCTGGGGCGAGGTGCTGGCCGAGGCGGGGCCGGGCGAGCAGCTGCTGACCGTCGAGCTGGACCCCGCCCGGGTGGCGGCCACCCGGGCGGAGTTCCCGGTCCTGCGGGACCGTGTGCTGGGAATGCCGACGCCTTAGGCGTACGTACGGCGGCCGCGCCCGCTACTCCTCTTCGTGCTCCCGTTCCACCAGGCGGTCCACGCACACCGCGATCGCGATCAGCATGCCCGCGTCGGCGTCCTCACGTTGCACGTCGACCGCGTACGCGTCCCGGAGGGTGAACCACTTGCGGGAGATGCGGGCGAGCCGGTCGCCCTCGTACTCGATGTCGTATTCCTTGTCGATGATGTCCCCGCGCACCTCCAGTTCCTCCCCGGAGGCCAGCTCGGCCCGGTAGACGTCGCGGAACAGCGTCAGCCGCTTCTTCCTGACCGTGACCAGCGTGTCGCCGCCGCGCTCGATCAGCATCGTGTCCCGCAGGCTGACCAGCTTCTTGTGGATGACCGCGACCACGGCCCCGCCCGGGTCCTGGAGCTCCAGGGTGTCCCGCAGCCGCATGACCTTGCCGTTTACGTAGAACGCGCGCTCGCCGCGCTCGTCCTCGATCCAGTAGTCGTCGCCGATGGCGAACATCTTCTCCCGCACCACGTATTTCATGGGGAACGCCTACCCCCGGTGATGCGGTTGGATGGGGGCATGACCGCACGTGCACGAGTCCGCGCCCCCGAACTGATCGGCAAGGGCGGCTGGCTGAACACCGGAGACCGCCGGCCCACCCTCGCCGACCTGCGAGGATCCATCGTCATCCTGGACTTCTGGACCTTCTGCTGTGTGAACTGTCTGCATGTACTGGACGAGCTGCGCGAGCTGGAGGAGCGCCACCGCGACACCGTGGTGATCGTCGGCGTGCACTCTCCGAAGTTCGTGCACGAAGCCGAGCACCAGGCGGTCGCGGACGCCGTGGAGCGCTACGGGGTGCACCACCCGGTGCTCGACGACCCCGAGATGGGCACCTGGAAGCAGTACGCGGTGCGGGCCTGGCCGACGCTGGTCGTGATCGACCCCGAGGGGTACGTGGTCGCGCAGCACGCGGGAGAGGGCCACGCGCACGCGCTGGAGAAGCTCGTCACCCGTCTGGAGGAGGAGCACGCCGCCAAGGGCACCCTGCGGCACGGTGACGGCCCCTATGTGCCGCCCGAGCCCGTCGCGACCGACCTCCGCTTCCCCGGCAAGGTGCTGGCCGTCCCGGGCACCGGCCACTACCTGGTCAGCGACTCCACCCGGCACGCGCTGGTGGAGCTGGCCGCCGACGGCGAGAGCGTGGTCCGGCGGATCGGCACCGGTGAGCGCGGCCTGCTGGACGGCGACGCCGCGACCGCGCGGTTCAGCGAGCCGCAGGGCCTGGCCATGCTGCCGGACGGCTCGGTGATCGTGGCCGACACCGTCAACCACGCGCTGCGCCGACTCGACCTGGAGACCGGCCGGGTCACCACGGTGGCCGGCACCGGGAAGCAGTGGTGGCAGGGCTCGCCGAACTCCGGCCCGGCCCGCGAGGTCGCCCTGTCCTCGCCGTGGGACATCGCCTGGTTCGAGGACCGGGTGTGGATCGCGATGGCGGGCGTCCACCAGCTGTGGACGTACGACCCCGCGACCGAACGGGTGGAGGTGGCCGCCGGCACCACCAACGAGGGCCTGGTCGACGGGCACGCGGGCGACGCCTGGTTCGCCCAGCCGTCGGGACTCTCGGCGGCCGGCGGGCGGCTGTGGATCGCCGACTCCGAGACCTCGGCCCTGCGCTGGGCCGAGCAGGCCCCCGACGGCACCGGTTACGTCGTCCGCACCGCCGTCGGCACCGGTCTGTTCGACTTCGGCCACCGCGACGGCCCGGCCGGGCAGGCCCTGCTCCAGCATCCGCTGGGCGTCACCGCGCTGCCGGACGGCTCGGTCGCGGTCAGCGACACGTACAACAACGCGCTGCGGCGCTACGACCCCGCCTCCGGCGAGGTCTCCACGCTGGCCACGGGGCTGCGTGAGCCCTCCGACGCGGCCGTGGTCGAGGGCGACGTCGTGGTCGTGGAGTCGGCCGCCCACCGGCTGACCCGGATGCGGCTGCCCGAGGCGGCGGTACGGGTCGACGCGGTCGCCCACCGTACGCGGCGGGCCGCCACCGACGTGGCCGCCGGGCCGTTTAGGCTGGACGTGGTCTTCTCGGCGCCGCCCGGTCAGAAGCTGGACGAGCGCTACGGGCCCTCGACGCGGCTGCTGGTCAGCGCCACTCCGCCGGAACTCCTGGTGGAGGGCGGCGGCAAGGGGACGGACCTGTACCGCGACCTGGTGCTCGACCCCGCGGTGGCCGAGGGCGTGCTGCACGTCTCGGCGATGGCGGCGTCCTGCGACGAGGACACCTCCGACAACCCGAACCCGTATCCCGCGTGTCACGTCCACCAGCAGGACTGGGGCGTCCCCGTCCGGCTCACCCCGGACGGGGACGCGCGGCTCGCGCTGGTGCTGGCCGGGATGGACACGGCGGTGGCCGCGGGGTGAGGGAGACCGGCCCGGCGGTGGCCGCCGGGCCGGCCCTTCCGCGCGTGCCGGGTACTCCGGCGCGCGGCGCCTCTCGCGGCGCGCGGCGCGCCGCGGCGGCCGGAACGGGCCCTCGGCCCCGGCTCAGTGCCGGTTCAGTACCGGCCGCCGGGGTAGCGGTCGTCGGTGTAGTAGCGCTCCTCGACCACGGGCGGCACGTCGCCGTTCGCGGTCGGGGGCAGCCGGCGCCGCTTGAAGATGCTGACGTAGGCGGCCAGGCCGATCATGCCGACGGCCATCATGATCAGGCCCACCAGGTCGACGTTGACGCCTTTCGCGTGCCAGTCGGTGGCGAACGTGACGATCGCTCCGACCGCAATCAGGATGATGCAGCCTCCGATACCCACAATGCCCGCCTCCGTTGATCGACTTGACTCGATGTGCATGTGGTGTCAATCAGGCGCCTGCCCGCGCTTTTGACGCTCAATCAGCGCGGGCGGGGCATGGATGCGGCGGGGTGGGCGCCGGGCGTGTGCCGGGGGCGGGCGTGTGCCTGCGGCGGGCGCGGGTCGGCGCCGGGCGTGTGCCGACGGCGGGCGCGGGTCGGCAGTGGGCGCGGGTCGGGGCGGGGGCCGCGGGGCGGCGGACGGCTTGTCCCGCGGCGGCCACCGCCGGACCGCTGTGGCTAGTGGTGCTTCTTCGAGCTCTTCGACTTGGAGTGCGAGGTCCCGTGGCCGTGGTGCCCGGTGCCGGAGGAGGTGGAGTGGCACCCGGCCAGGACGAGTACCGCGGCGGCGGTGCCCGCGGCGATGGCGACGGCGGTGCGGTGACGGCGGCTCAGCACGATGGATTCCCCCGGTTGCGACGGTTGGTTGCGGTTGGCGTGACCATGTTGGCGGAGCCGGTTCACGATTTGATGACGGAAAGATCCCGTCCCTTCGACAGTCGGCGGGCGTCAGCCGGCGGTGCCGGTACGGGCGGCGGGCGCGGGCGGGCGCGCGGGCGGGCGCGCGGGCACCCGCGGTCCGACGGAGGTCCCGGTCGCCGGTCCGGTCGGCGTCCCGGCCGGGGTCCGGGATTTTCGGCTGTCACCGGGGGACGGGTCCGCGCGTGAAGTAAGTGAAAGGCGGGGGAGACGCGGGGGCCGAACGGGACCGGACCGGAGGGGACGGGATCGGGCCGCGGTGCTCAGCCCTCGCCCTCGAGGAAGGAACGCAGCGCGGAGGCCAGCATGTGGGGGTCGTCGGCGCCGCACAGTTCACGGGCGGAATGCATGGAAAGGACGGGGACGCCGATGTCGACGGTGGTGATGCCGTGCCGGGCCGCGGTGATGGGCCCGATCGTGGTGCCGCAGGGCATCGCGTTGTTGGAGACGAAGTGCTGGAAGGGGACACCGACCCGCTCGCAGGCGCCGGTGAAGATCGCGCGGCCGGCGCCGTCGGTGGCGTACCGCTGGTTGACGTTGGTCTTGAGGATGGGGCCGCCGTTGGCCCGCGGGTGGTGGGTGGGGTCATGACGCTCGGGGTAGTTGGGGTGCACCGCGTGGCCGACGTCGGAGGAGACGCAGACGGTGCCGGCCAGGGCCCGGACGCTCTCCTCGTAGCCGCCGCCGCGTGCGTGCACCGAGCGTTCGAGGACGCGGCCGAGCAGGGGGCCCTTGGCGCCGGTGTCGGACTCGCTGCCGTTCTCCTCGTGGTCGAAGGCGACCATGACGGGGATGTGCGACAGGTCGCGGTCGTACTCGGTGGCCGCGGTCAGCGCGGCAAGACACGCGTGCACCGAGAGCAGGTTGTCCAGCCGGGGGGAGGCGAGCAGTTCCCGGTCGCGACCGAGGAAGGCGGGCGGCTGCACGTCGTGGGTCATCAGGTCCCAGCCGGCCACGTCCTCGGCGGCGACGCCCGCCTCGGCGGCCATGAAGTCGATCAGGTCGCCGTCCGTCGCGTCGCCGAGGCCCCACAGCGGCTGGAGGTGGCGCTGCTTGTCCAGGGTGAGGCCGTTGTCGGTGACCCCGCGGTCGAGGTGGATGGCGAGTTGGGCCACCCGCAGCAGCGGGCGGTCGACGTTCACCAGCCGGGTGCTGCCGTCGCGCAGCGACAGCCGGCCGGCCAGCCCCAGGTCGCGGTCGAGCCAGCTGTTGACCAGCGGGCCGCCGTAGACCTCCACGGCCACCTGACGCCACCCGGCCGCGCCCATGTCGGGGCGCGGTTTGACCCGCAGGTTCGGGGAGTCGGTGTGGGCGCCGACCACCCGGTACGGGGTCTGCGGCCGGGCGCTCTCCGGCACGAACCAGGCGAGGATCGCGCCGCCGCGCAGCACATACCGGCCGCCGGTCCGCCCGTCCCACGCCGCGGTCTCGCTGACCTGTTGGAACCCGGCCTTCTCCAGCCGGTCGGCCGCGACGGCCACCGCATGGTAGGGAGTGGGGCTGGCCTGCACGAACGAGGCCAGGTCCGCGGTGTGGTCGCGGTCGAACGTACGAGAGTGGTGACTCATACGGCCAGCATAGAAAAGACGGTGTTCCGCCACCTGGATGGTGGCGGAACACCACCGGATCGGTCACCCGGAGTATCAGCGGATGGCGGGTGTGCCGCCAGGGGCGGTCGGGCTCAGAACGCCTCTTCCGGCAGGTCCATCACATCGAGGGCCACGTTCTCCGCGATGGCCCGCTGCACGCCGACGCCCGGCAGGATGTCGGTGGCGAAGAACTTCGCCGCGGCGATCTTGCCGGTGTAGAAGGCCCGGTCCTTGGGGGAGGCGTCCGGCAGCTTGTCGGCGGCCACGCCGGCGCCCCTGAGCAGCAGGTAGGCGATGACCACGTCACCGGAGGCCAGCAGCAGCCGGGTGGTGTTCAGGCCGACCTTGTAGATGGAGCGGACGTCCTGCTCGGTGGCGGCCAGGTCGGTGAGCATGGCGCCGACGATGCCCTCCAAGTCGACCGCGGCCTTGGCGAGCTGGTCGCGGGCGGCGGCCAGCTCCTCGCCGCCGGTCGCCTCGGCGAGGAACTTCTTGATCTCCTCGCTGAGCGCGGTCAGCGCCTGGCCCTGGTCGCGGACGATCTTCCGGAAAAAGAAGTCCTGGCCCTGGATCGCGGTGGTGCCCTCGTACAGGGTGTCGATCTTGGCGTCGCGGATGTACTGCTCGACCGGGTACTCCTGGAGGTATCCGGAGCCGCCGAAGGTCTGCAGGGACTGGGCGAGCTGCTCGTAGGACTTCTCCGAGCCGTAGCCCTTGACGATCGGGAGCAGCAGGTCGTTCAGGCTGTGCAGGTGGGCGGCGTCCTGGCCGGCGGCCTCGGCGACCTGGATCGCGTCCTGGACGGAGGCGGTGTGCAGCACCAGGGCGCGCATGCCCTCGGCGTACGCCTTCTGTGTGAGCAGTGAGCGGCGGACGTCGGGGTGGTGGGTGATGGTGACCTTGGGCGCGGTCTTGTCGGTGAACCGGGCCAGGTCCGGGCCCTGGACGCGGTCTTTGGCGTACTCCAGCGCGTTGAGGTAGCCGGTGGACAGGGTGGCGATGGCCTTGGTGCCGACCATCATCCGGGCGAACTCGATGATCCGGAACATCTGCCGGATGCCGTCGTGCCGGTCGCCGATCAGCCAGCCCTTGGCGGGGTGCTTGTCGCCGAAGGTCAGCTCGCAGGTGTTGGAGGCCTTCAGGCCCATCTTGTGCTCGACGTTGGTGGCGTAGACGCCGTTGCGCTCGCCGAGTTCGCCGGTGGCGGTGTCGAACTCGTACTTGGGCACCATGAACAGCGACAGGCCCTTGGTGCCGGGGCCGGCGCCCTCGGGGCGGGCCAGCACGTAGTGGATGATGTTCTCGGCCAGGTCGTGCTCGCCCGAGGTGATGAAGCGCTTGACGCCCTCGATGTGCCAGCTGCCGTCCTCCTGCCGGACGGCCCTGGTGCGGCCGGCGCCGACGTCGGAGCCGGCGTCGGGCTCGGTGAGCACCATGGTGGAGCCCCACTGCTTCTCCACCGCGAGGGCGGCGATCCGCTGCTGCTCCTCGGTGCCCTCGTCGTAGAGGATGCCGGCGAAGGCGGGGCCGGAGGAGTACATCCAGATCGCGGGGTTGGAGCCGAGCACCAGTTCCGCG
Coding sequences within it:
- a CDS encoding roadblock/LC7 domain-containing protein gives rise to the protein MTTTDHEGLDWLLETLLARTPGARHALVLSRDGLKLCLSSGLSVDRADQLAAIASGIQALAHGASMEFGDGSGGVRQSMTEFHGGVLFIVEAGEGAHLAVVGEEYADAGVIGHHMNELVEQMGSRLRTDPRIASRTDPTAADGTRPGSLDGTRGKRRA
- a CDS encoding sensor histidine kinase, producing MSAQSSPLSVPPSDRRPARTAWTVVFPLAVVAAAGAACVWAAARVSTVDRPFVTVTGGAGAVLLGVAVALAMSRHRLRRELRFRTAELQAEAAREAERYTEAARLAAIDLEAAQRSARATEVQRRTAAEAQLSLRAALKSETTRAAALEGETARLAEVTIPLAVDRLRAGGSADTVLSRLPQPTGPAHQRLLGVLVQEIAASERMRAAGMAACASAAGRLQALTTGMLADLREMEDRLGEDVLGDLLHLDHCTAQAGRLADSVAVLTGARSGRRWTKPIVMESVLRGAMGRIDAYQRVRLHSTSTAAVAGYAAEGVMHALAELMDNACNFSPPTEEVHVYVQETHSGVVVTIEDAGLVMPDATLVRAQKLVSGEPLDLRSLSGTRLGLAVVGCLARKHGLLISFRPSSRGGTGVVVLIPPKILTRSPAEQAADYPAEDGGYGDGGYQGKAPYQGGAGYQAAGGYQPEGGAEFAGGRMAQGDPQGAAGHARPGQGHQGGPGGRSAAVPLPKRARGQTLAAAQHGDLTADPVAAWLDPSPEEAARAARSRAGAGARFSAFRDAAAGRKPPQARPGTHEEGALPARGPDGEGSGASGSQGSSLAGSQGNVQGGLHDGADSGGQGGGTPGVAFGGRPAGTRPYPSRVETADTGYLTDADYAADYPADDELPAGSRGRDTFGGFSGFGGFAPGGGGYGDFGGEDGGAGNTVPTGPPPGGDSDR
- a CDS encoding maleylpyruvate isomerase family mycothiol-dependent enzyme; the encoded protein is MTVHSKLQPYIDAWTHSVESINDMVSPLTEGEWSRPTDCPYWSVRDVVSHVIGFECELLGDPRPIHSLPSDLRHIKNEWARYTEVPVDIRRHHTAPEMTSELEYTIIRRSRQLRNESRQPDHEVRAIGGGEITLEEQLWERVFDVWVHEQDLRRALDKPGNLASAAAVFSRDLMLRALPKLVAHDAGAKPGSAVVFDVHGPLEFMRTVRVDAEGRGTIDSAVSLGPAVTFVVDWETFLRLLAGRVRPAAVADRLKIEGDPELAEAILSHITVTK
- a CDS encoding carbon-nitrogen family hydrolase is translated as MRATLVQIDVDTEETVADRRERAARLVRAQAGADLVVLPELWPVGAFAADAFAAEAEQAAGGPTAAVMGAAARDAGVWLHAGSVVERDFSQEGGPLYNTSLLFAPDGTLHTTYRKIHRFGFDRGEAVLMTAGDRIATARLPQAVLGLATCYDLRFPELFRLLLDAGAQVLVVPAGWPARRLAHWRVLVRARAIESQAYVLACGTAGTHAGVEQAGHSMVVDPWGEVLAEAGPGEQLLTVELDPARVAATRAEFPVLRDRVLGMPTP
- a CDS encoding LURP-one-related/scramblase family protein yields the protein MKYVVREKMFAIGDDYWIEDERGERAFYVNGKVMRLRDTLELQDPGGAVVAVIHKKLVSLRDTMLIERGGDTLVTVRKKRLTLFRDVYRAELASGEELEVRGDIIDKEYDIEYEGDRLARISRKWFTLRDAYAVDVQREDADAGMLIAIAVCVDRLVEREHEEE
- a CDS encoding NHL domain-containing thioredoxin family protein gives rise to the protein MTARARVRAPELIGKGGWLNTGDRRPTLADLRGSIVILDFWTFCCVNCLHVLDELRELEERHRDTVVIVGVHSPKFVHEAEHQAVADAVERYGVHHPVLDDPEMGTWKQYAVRAWPTLVVIDPEGYVVAQHAGEGHAHALEKLVTRLEEEHAAKGTLRHGDGPYVPPEPVATDLRFPGKVLAVPGTGHYLVSDSTRHALVELAADGESVVRRIGTGERGLLDGDAATARFSEPQGLAMLPDGSVIVADTVNHALRRLDLETGRVTTVAGTGKQWWQGSPNSGPAREVALSSPWDIAWFEDRVWIAMAGVHQLWTYDPATERVEVAAGTTNEGLVDGHAGDAWFAQPSGLSAAGGRLWIADSETSALRWAEQAPDGTGYVVRTAVGTGLFDFGHRDGPAGQALLQHPLGVTALPDGSVAVSDTYNNALRRYDPASGEVSTLATGLREPSDAAVVEGDVVVVESAAHRLTRMRLPEAAVRVDAVAHRTRRAATDVAAGPFRLDVVFSAPPGQKLDERYGPSTRLLVSATPPELLVEGGGKGTDLYRDLVLDPAVAEGVLHVSAMAASCDEDTSDNPNPYPACHVHQQDWGVPVRLTPDGDARLALVLAGMDTAVAAG
- a CDS encoding M18 family aminopeptidase encodes the protein MSHHSRTFDRDHTADLASFVQASPTPYHAVAVAADRLEKAGFQQVSETAAWDGRTGGRYVLRGGAILAWFVPESARPQTPYRVVGAHTDSPNLRVKPRPDMGAAGWRQVAVEVYGGPLVNSWLDRDLGLAGRLSLRDGSTRLVNVDRPLLRVAQLAIHLDRGVTDNGLTLDKQRHLQPLWGLGDATDGDLIDFMAAEAGVAAEDVAGWDLMTHDVQPPAFLGRDRELLASPRLDNLLSVHACLAALTAATEYDRDLSHIPVMVAFDHEENGSESDTGAKGPLLGRVLERSVHARGGGYEESVRALAGTVCVSSDVGHAVHPNYPERHDPTHHPRANGGPILKTNVNQRYATDGAGRAIFTGACERVGVPFQHFVSNNAMPCGTTIGPITAARHGITTVDIGVPVLSMHSARELCGADDPHMLASALRSFLEGEG
- a CDS encoding acyl-CoA dehydrogenase, producing the protein MGHYKSNLRDIEFNLFEVLGRDQLYGTGPFAEMDVDTAKDILGELARLAENELAASFADADRNPPVFDPETGAAPVPASFKKSYRAFMDAEYWRLGLPEEIGGTTAPRSLIWSYAELVLGSNPAIWMYSSGPAFAGILYDEGTEEQQRIAALAVEKQWGSTMVLTEPDAGSDVGAGRTRAVRQEDGSWHIEGVKRFITSGEHDLAENIIHYVLARPEGAGPGTKGLSLFMVPKYEFDTATGELGERNGVYATNVEHKMGLKASNTCELTFGDKHPAKGWLIGDRHDGIRQMFRIIEFARMMVGTKAIATLSTGYLNALEYAKDRVQGPDLARFTDKTAPKVTITHHPDVRRSLLTQKAYAEGMRALVLHTASVQDAIQVAEAAGQDAAHLHSLNDLLLPIVKGYGSEKSYEQLAQSLQTFGGSGYLQEYPVEQYIRDAKIDTLYEGTTAIQGQDFFFRKIVRDQGQALTALSEEIKKFLAEATGGEELAAARDQLAKAAVDLEGIVGAMLTDLAATEQDVRSIYKVGLNTTRLLLASGDVVIAYLLLRGAGVAADKLPDASPKDRAFYTGKIAAAKFFATDILPGVGVQRAIAENVALDVMDLPEEAF